The Arachis hypogaea cultivar Tifrunner chromosome 16, arahy.Tifrunner.gnm2.J5K5, whole genome shotgun sequence genome contains a region encoding:
- the LOC112759194 gene encoding NAC transcription factor 29, whose protein sequence is MDKDTSLEIHLPPGFRFHPSDEELIVHYLRNKVTSSPLPASFIAEIDLYKFNPWELPSKALFGEEEWYFFTPRERKYPNGVRPNRAAGAGYWKATGTDKPIITSCGMKSIGVKKALVFYKGRPPKGSKTDWIMHEYRLHDSLLSNSHKRGSMRLDEWVLCRVRQKTGSPRSTLEDPSELLYEPTKKIQQMNDENFNPELVKASIVHNEFPMLPYILASRSTLPNSIGVSSSTGFVRNYDMKEYGSVHEDNNLNVIGAQFLASAMEGLYNNPLKRKFIEEEENHLEYAPPNKKISLELGDDVDNSDDKPSLVMDTNKGYNFGFFDQWNSIIQPQELNSLAFMGYS, encoded by the exons ATGGACAAGGATACTAGTTTGGAAATCCATCTCCCTCCTGGATTTAGATTCCACCCTTCTGATGAAGAGTTAATTGTTCACTATCTAAGAAACAAAGTCACTTCTTCACCACTTCCTGCCTCATTCATAGCAGAGATAGACCTCTACAAGTTCAATCCATGGGAGCTTCCAA gcaAAGCTTTGTTTGGGGAAGAAGAGTGGTATTTCTTTACTCCAAGAGAGAGGAAGTACCCAAATGGAGTGAGACCAAACAGAGCAGCTGGTGCAGGTTACTGGAAGGCCACTGGAACTGACAAACCAATTATCACGTCATGTGGTATGAAGAGCATTGGAGTGAAGAAAGCCCTTGTCTTCTACAAGGGACGTCCCCCAAAGGGATCCAAAACTGATTGGATCATGCATGAGTATAGGTTGCATGATTCACTCCTCTCAAATTCTCACAAAAGAGGCTCCATGAGA CTTGATGAGTGGGTGCTATGCCGGGTGAGACAGAAAACAGGCAGCCCAAGAAGCACTTTAGAAGATCCAAGTGAACTACTTTATGAACCAACAAAAAAGATTCAACAAATGAATGATGAGAACTTCAATCCTGAACTAGTAAAAGCCTCCATTGTGCACAACGAATTTCCAATGTTACCTTATATTCTGGCTTCTAGGAGTACTTTGCCTAATTCCATTGGTGTGTCCTCAAGCACAGGCTTTGTTAGAAATTATGATATGAAAGAATATGGTTCAGTGCATGAAGACAACAACTTGAATGTAATAGGAGCACAGTTCTTAGCATCTGCAATGGAGGGCTTGTATAATAATCCTTTGAAGAGAAAattcattgaagaagaagaaaaccattTGGAATATGCTCCCCCAAATAAGAAAATAAGCCTAGAACTTGGTGATGATGTTGATAATAGTGATGATAAGCCAAGTCTTGTGATGGATACAAACAAAGGCTACAATTTTGGCTTCTTTGATCAGTGGAATTCAATCATACAACCTCAAGAGCTTAACAGCTTAGCCTTCATGGGATATTCATGA